In Myxococcus stipitatus, the following are encoded in one genomic region:
- a CDS encoding amino acid adenylation domain-containing protein — protein sequence MTHPRPQDLRVARSVTRAVEPRTETERAVALIWSEVLNVPGVGVLDGLLELGGRSLMHAQVLARIRSVFRVELSPQELGELETVAAIAGRIDVLVAQRLRELQGTAVHSPDSRLSELLLATEMARRPGQGAWNEPPRVSRVDVCAHTLVEAQAARTPDAVAVVCEGRELTYAQLERRARQLAGHLRTAGVGVGERVGVFMERSLEQLVALLAILKAGAAYVALDTRYPAERLGYMVEDSKLARVLTRSNQCDSLPGPARALALRVDSLWAEEPGPPERVPPARVPPESACYVVYTSGSTGKPKGVVLSHRALCNLLMWQRGHSVKAEATTLQFAPLSFDVSFQEIFSTWCAGGRLVVPSAALRQDMPALLAFMADHQVERLFLPFVALQAMADAVVHGARVPASLKEVITAGEQLQVTPSVVSFFEKLPGCVLENQYGPSETHVVSAYRMKGPPAAWPRLPPIGAPLPDVTLRVLDANGWPCPVGVSGELFIGGVQLALGYLGRAELTAERFVPDASARAPGERLYRTGDRARWNADGVVEFLGRWDEQVKVRGFRVELGEVEAALRELPGVRDAAAAVHEDGPGDKRLVGYVVQEAGAAWEPLALREALARRLPEHEVPSVLMKLKTLPLTPSGKLARGRLPPPDAASVRGSAPFVAPRDALETRLADVFASVLKLKRVSVMDSFFALGGHSLLATLVVSRIRKSLQADVHLTTLFEAPSVAALASRIAGSSLAPQAIPPPLVKAPRGVPVPLSYSQERLWGLFKANPTSTAYNQPSAYRLKGALKLDALRAAVQALVERHESLRTTFLEVDGRPVQRVAPSLRVELPLEDLRGRGDAEAVLARRIDDDARQPFDLTEGPLVRGSVIRLTEDEHVFIFSKHHIVTDGWSEGLITHEVVRCYSAFARGETPALPPLDIQYPDHAAWQRRWLSGRELDARLDYWRSALADAPKLLDLPTDKPRPPTRTFNGTWLPVELGRARGDALNQLCQRERVTPFMALLSLYGALLGHRAGQDEVIIGSPIANRALPELEPLIGLFVNTVALRVDLRGNPSFRQLLARVRAVTLGAHAHQEVPIEQVVDAVVPQRPRNRAPLFQAMFVLQNAPTEALELPDLSLVPMPSDRGAAVYELTLSLEETADGFTGLLEFNTDLFEPDTPRRLCDDFIGLLDRVLASPESRVGADAFIPGLDAQE from the coding sequence ATGACCCATCCACGCCCTCAGGACCTCCGCGTCGCGCGCAGTGTCACCCGTGCGGTGGAACCCCGCACCGAAACCGAGCGCGCCGTCGCGCTCATCTGGAGTGAGGTGCTGAATGTTCCCGGGGTGGGAGTGCTCGACGGTCTGCTCGAGCTTGGGGGCCGCTCGTTGATGCACGCGCAGGTGCTCGCGCGCATCCGGAGCGTGTTCCGGGTGGAGCTGTCGCCCCAGGAGCTCGGCGAGCTGGAGACGGTGGCGGCCATCGCGGGGCGCATCGATGTGTTGGTCGCGCAGCGGCTCCGGGAGCTGCAGGGGACCGCGGTGCATTCACCCGATTCTCGGCTGTCCGAACTCTTACTTGCCACGGAGATGGCGCGGCGTCCGGGACAGGGGGCGTGGAATGAACCGCCGCGAGTGTCGCGCGTGGACGTGTGCGCGCACACGCTGGTGGAGGCGCAGGCGGCGAGGACCCCCGATGCGGTGGCGGTGGTCTGTGAGGGGCGGGAGCTGACGTACGCGCAGTTGGAGCGGCGGGCCCGTCAGCTTGCGGGGCACCTGCGGACCGCGGGCGTGGGCGTGGGGGAGCGGGTGGGGGTGTTCATGGAGCGCTCACTGGAGCAACTGGTGGCGCTCCTGGCGATTCTCAAGGCGGGCGCGGCCTATGTGGCGCTCGACACGCGGTACCCGGCGGAGCGGCTGGGGTACATGGTGGAGGATTCGAAGTTGGCGAGGGTGCTGACGCGAAGCAATCAGTGTGACTCGCTGCCGGGGCCGGCGCGAGCGCTGGCGCTCCGCGTGGACTCGCTCTGGGCCGAGGAGCCTGGACCGCCGGAGCGTGTGCCTCCCGCGCGCGTGCCGCCGGAGAGCGCGTGCTACGTCGTGTACACGTCGGGGAGCACCGGCAAGCCGAAGGGCGTGGTGCTGTCTCACCGGGCGTTGTGCAACCTGTTGATGTGGCAGCGGGGGCACTCGGTGAAGGCGGAGGCGACGACGTTGCAGTTCGCGCCGCTGAGCTTCGACGTGTCGTTCCAGGAGATCTTCTCGACGTGGTGCGCGGGTGGACGGCTGGTGGTTCCGTCCGCGGCGCTCCGGCAGGACATGCCCGCGCTGCTCGCCTTCATGGCGGACCACCAGGTGGAGCGGTTGTTTCTTCCCTTCGTGGCCCTGCAAGCGATGGCGGACGCGGTGGTGCATGGGGCACGTGTCCCAGCGAGCTTGAAGGAGGTCATCACCGCGGGAGAGCAGTTGCAGGTGACGCCCTCGGTGGTGTCGTTCTTCGAGAAGCTTCCGGGGTGTGTGCTCGAGAACCAGTACGGCCCTTCGGAGACGCATGTGGTGAGTGCGTACCGGATGAAGGGCCCCCCCGCTGCGTGGCCCCGGCTGCCCCCCATTGGCGCGCCGCTGCCCGACGTGACGCTGCGGGTGCTGGATGCGAACGGATGGCCGTGCCCCGTGGGCGTCTCGGGCGAGCTGTTCATCGGGGGCGTGCAGCTCGCCCTGGGATATCTCGGACGGGCGGAGCTGACCGCGGAGCGCTTCGTTCCGGATGCGTCGGCGAGAGCCCCCGGAGAGCGGCTCTATCGGACGGGGGACCGGGCCCGGTGGAACGCGGACGGGGTGGTGGAGTTCCTGGGGCGGTGGGATGAGCAGGTGAAGGTGCGGGGCTTCCGGGTGGAGCTGGGCGAAGTCGAGGCCGCGCTCCGGGAGCTGCCCGGGGTCCGCGACGCCGCGGCGGCGGTGCATGAGGACGGGCCTGGAGACAAGCGGCTGGTGGGGTACGTGGTGCAGGAGGCGGGAGCCGCGTGGGAGCCCCTGGCGCTGAGAGAGGCCCTGGCGCGACGGCTTCCGGAGCACGAGGTTCCCTCGGTGCTGATGAAGCTGAAGACACTGCCGCTGACGCCCAGCGGAAAACTGGCGCGAGGAAGGCTGCCACCGCCGGACGCGGCCAGCGTGCGGGGCTCGGCGCCCTTCGTCGCGCCCCGGGACGCGCTGGAGACGCGGCTGGCGGACGTGTTCGCCTCGGTGCTGAAGCTCAAGCGCGTGAGTGTCATGGACAGCTTCTTCGCGCTGGGCGGCCACTCGTTGCTCGCGACGCTGGTGGTCTCTCGCATCCGCAAATCGCTCCAGGCGGACGTCCATCTCACGACGCTCTTCGAGGCCCCGTCCGTCGCGGCGCTCGCCAGCCGCATCGCGGGCTCATCGCTCGCGCCTCAGGCCATCCCGCCTCCCTTGGTGAAGGCGCCTCGCGGCGTGCCCGTGCCGCTGTCCTATTCACAGGAGCGGCTGTGGGGGCTGTTCAAGGCGAACCCCACCTCCACGGCCTACAACCAGCCTTCGGCCTACCGCCTCAAGGGCGCACTGAAGCTGGACGCCCTGCGGGCCGCGGTCCAGGCGCTGGTGGAGCGCCATGAATCCCTGCGCACCACCTTCCTGGAAGTGGACGGACGTCCCGTCCAGCGCGTCGCTCCGTCGCTGCGCGTGGAGCTCCCGCTGGAAGACCTGCGGGGCAGGGGGGATGCGGAAGCGGTGCTGGCCCGGCGCATCGACGACGACGCGCGCCAGCCCTTCGACCTCACCGAGGGGCCACTCGTCCGAGGCTCCGTGATTCGCCTGACCGAGGATGAACACGTCTTCATCTTCAGCAAGCATCACATCGTCACCGACGGCTGGTCGGAGGGGCTCATCACCCACGAGGTGGTGCGCTGCTACTCGGCCTTCGCCCGGGGCGAGACGCCCGCGCTTCCTCCGCTCGACATCCAATACCCGGACCACGCCGCGTGGCAGCGCCGGTGGCTGTCGGGCCGCGAGCTGGATGCCCGGCTGGATTACTGGCGCTCGGCCCTGGCGGATGCACCCAAGCTGTTGGACCTCCCCACCGACAAGCCGCGCCCGCCCACGCGCACGTTCAACGGGACCTGGCTCCCGGTGGAGCTGGGCCGGGCCCGCGGCGACGCGCTCAACCAGCTGTGCCAGCGCGAGCGCGTGACGCCCTTCATGGCGCTCCTGTCCCTCTATGGCGCGCTGCTGGGCCACCGGGCGGGGCAGGACGAAGTCATCATCGGCTCGCCCATCGCCAACCGCGCGCTCCCGGAGCTGGAGCCGCTCATCGGTCTGTTCGTCAACACGGTGGCCTTGCGCGTGGACCTGCGGGGCAACCCCAGCTTCCGGCAGCTGCTGGCGCGGGTGCGCGCCGTCACGCTCGGAGCGCATGCCCACCAGGAAGTGCCCATCGAGCAGGTGGTGGACGCGGTGGTTCCGCAACGGCCGCGCAACCGCGCGCCGCTCTTCCAGGCGATGTTCGTCCTCCAGAACGCCCCCACGGAGGCGCTGGAGCTCCCGGATCTGTCGCTCGTCCCCATGCCTTCGGACCGGGGGGCCGCCGTCTACGAGCTGACCCTCTCCCTGGAGGAGACGGCGGACGGCTTCACGGGCCTTCTCGAGTTCAACACCGACCTGTTCGAGCCGGACACGCCTCGACGGTTGTGTGACGACTTCATCGGTCTGCTGGACCGCGTCCTGGCGTCGCCAGAGTCGCGGGTGGGAGCCGATGCGTTCATCCCAGGTCTCGATGCGCAGGAGTGA
- a CDS encoding aminotransferase class I/II-fold pyridoxal phosphate-dependent enzyme translates to MELKNRYRNTESMIGHGNPSFTAAKEAGLLDLSVHNTGRGTLALPDGREFINTCSCSYLGLDSHPDVLQGAIEILQRERTMCMSISRLRIRLADLDALEEELTHLWRAKTLVTNSASSASAGLLPLIASGHLLPDSQKPILVFDKSAHFSMNLIKPICADETHVLTAPHNDLDFLEDLCRKHARVAYVADGFYSMGGVAIVKDLFALQDKYGLFLYFDDSHSLSIYGATGEGFVRATMGGEVNSRTIIVGSLGKGFGTAGGAVMLGPEKHADLVGRFAGPLGWSQSLAIPAIGASVASARLHGTAVLAERQKALRDNVRSFDERVPTRTMGEDFPIKIIDVGPEELAVERSRRLMEQGFYASAVFFPIVPKGRAGLRIMLRSNISPEDLQRLCDAVLELAAPGT, encoded by the coding sequence ATGGAACTCAAGAATCGCTATCGCAACACGGAGTCGATGATTGGGCACGGCAACCCTTCCTTCACCGCGGCGAAGGAGGCGGGGTTGCTGGACTTGTCCGTGCACAACACCGGACGCGGCACGCTGGCGCTTCCGGATGGACGCGAGTTCATCAACACCTGTTCGTGTTCCTACCTCGGATTGGACTCCCATCCCGACGTGCTCCAGGGCGCCATCGAAATCCTCCAGCGCGAGCGGACGATGTGCATGTCCATCTCCCGATTGCGCATACGGCTGGCGGACCTGGATGCGCTCGAGGAGGAGCTGACGCACCTCTGGCGCGCGAAGACGCTCGTCACCAACTCCGCCAGCTCCGCCAGCGCGGGGCTGCTCCCCCTCATCGCGTCCGGACACCTCCTACCGGACTCCCAGAAGCCCATCCTGGTCTTCGACAAGTCGGCGCACTTCTCGATGAACCTCATCAAGCCCATCTGCGCGGATGAGACGCATGTCCTCACCGCTCCGCACAACGACCTGGACTTCCTGGAGGACCTCTGCCGCAAGCACGCGCGCGTGGCCTACGTCGCGGACGGCTTCTACTCGATGGGCGGAGTCGCCATCGTGAAGGACCTGTTCGCCCTTCAGGACAAATACGGGCTGTTCCTCTACTTCGACGACTCGCACTCGCTCTCCATCTACGGCGCCACGGGTGAGGGCTTCGTGCGGGCGACGATGGGGGGCGAGGTCAACTCGCGCACCATCATCGTGGGCTCGCTGGGCAAGGGATTCGGCACGGCCGGTGGCGCCGTCATGCTGGGGCCCGAGAAGCACGCGGACCTGGTGGGGCGCTTCGCGGGGCCCCTGGGCTGGTCCCAGAGCCTGGCGATTCCGGCCATCGGCGCGAGTGTCGCCTCCGCGCGCCTCCACGGCACCGCGGTGCTGGCCGAGCGGCAGAAGGCCTTGCGGGACAACGTCCGCTCCTTCGATGAGCGGGTCCCCACGCGAACCATGGGCGAGGACTTCCCCATCAAGATCATCGACGTGGGGCCGGAGGAGCTGGCGGTGGAGCGCTCGCGGCGGTTGATGGAGCAGGGCTTCTACGCGTCGGCGGTGTTCTTCCCCATCGTCCCGAAGGGGCGCGCGGGGCTGCGCATCATGCTGCGCTCCAACATCTCCCCCGAGGACCTCCAGCGGCTGTGCGACGCCGTCCTGGAGCTGGCCGCACCCGGCACATGA
- a CDS encoding aldolase/citrate lyase family protein has product MTMPLQCRSFLVTPAIDPLRFEKAMEVGADIGLLDLEDGVPETLKPEARRLALAYLSSEHPRGPMCLRINSLRTEAGLRDVLALLDSDARLDALLLPKTESPAELQQLDALLGDRFPDLALLAIIETARGVEAVDVIAMSTPRLRGLVFGAADLSAQLGVPLAWEPLLYARSRIAMAAAIAGVSAIDSPFFDLSDLAELEDETRRICALGFTGKIVIHPKQVGIVHAALRPTAQMVAHARRVLAQAGDGKGGIHVVGGNMVGPPLVTVARRVLASLPIDEALAPVQLRVGSRGGDS; this is encoded by the coding sequence ATGACCATGCCCTTGCAGTGCAGGTCCTTCCTGGTGACCCCCGCCATCGACCCGTTGCGCTTCGAGAAGGCGATGGAGGTCGGGGCCGACATCGGACTGCTGGACCTGGAGGACGGCGTCCCGGAGACCCTCAAGCCCGAGGCCCGTCGACTCGCCCTCGCATACCTCTCCTCGGAGCATCCGCGCGGCCCCATGTGCCTGCGCATCAACAGCCTGCGGACCGAGGCGGGCCTGCGCGACGTGCTCGCCCTGCTGGACTCCGACGCGCGGCTGGATGCCTTGCTGTTGCCCAAGACGGAGTCTCCCGCGGAGCTCCAGCAACTCGATGCGCTCCTGGGAGACCGCTTTCCGGACCTGGCGCTGCTGGCCATCATCGAGACGGCGCGCGGCGTGGAGGCCGTGGATGTCATCGCCATGTCCACGCCCCGACTGCGAGGACTCGTCTTCGGCGCCGCGGACCTGTCCGCCCAGCTGGGTGTTCCGCTCGCGTGGGAGCCGCTGCTCTACGCCCGCTCGCGCATCGCCATGGCGGCGGCCATCGCGGGGGTGAGCGCCATCGACTCGCCGTTCTTCGACCTGTCGGACCTGGCGGAGCTGGAGGACGAGACACGCCGCATCTGCGCGCTGGGCTTCACCGGCAAGATCGTCATCCACCCGAAGCAGGTGGGCATCGTCCATGCGGCGCTGCGGCCCACCGCGCAGATGGTGGCCCACGCGCGCCGGGTCCTCGCCCAGGCAGGGGACGGCAAGGGTGGAATCCATGTCGTGGGGGGCAACATGGTGGGCCCGCCGCTGGTGACCGTCGCCCGGCGCGTGCTGGCCAGCCTTCCCATCGACGAGGCCCTGGCGCCCGTCCAACTCCGGGTGGGCTCCAGGGGTGGAGACTCATGA
- a CDS encoding MaoC/PaaZ C-terminal domain-containing protein — MKKPVAAHKKVGKQRYRETHGLFYEDFEVGDVFEHRPGRTLTDVDNMWQSLLSLNTHPLHIDAVYASKTEWKRPLMSSLVTLAIVGGMSLNSTSAKGVANLGWDRIRLTAPVFVGDTLYAESRVLAKRRSRSRSKQGVVTVETKGLKADGTVVMTFERSFLVPLRRHGVDVDANY; from the coding sequence ATGAAGAAGCCGGTGGCCGCACACAAGAAGGTCGGCAAGCAGCGCTACCGCGAGACACATGGGCTGTTCTACGAGGACTTCGAGGTCGGGGATGTGTTCGAGCACCGCCCCGGCCGCACGCTCACCGACGTGGACAACATGTGGCAGTCCCTGCTGAGCCTGAACACGCACCCGCTCCACATCGACGCCGTCTACGCGAGCAAGACGGAGTGGAAGCGGCCGCTGATGTCCAGCCTCGTGACGCTGGCCATCGTCGGGGGGATGAGTCTGAACAGCACCAGTGCCAAGGGCGTCGCGAACCTGGGGTGGGATCGCATCCGGTTGACGGCCCCTGTCTTCGTGGGGGACACCCTCTACGCGGAGAGCCGGGTCCTGGCCAAGCGGCGCTCCCGCTCCCGCTCGAAGCAGGGAGTGGTCACCGTGGAGACGAAGGGCCTCAAGGCGGATGGCACCGTCGTGATGACCTTCGAGCGCTCCTTCCTCGTGCCCTTGCGGCGCCATGGCGTGGATGTGGATGCGAACTACTGA
- a CDS encoding NAD(P)H-quinone oxidoreductase: MRAVVVRTPGGPEALQLESLPRPIPGPRQLRVRVHASALNRTDTLQRAGGYLLPPDATSPLLGVEVAGVVEAVGDAVREFVPGERVFGLVNGGGYAEACLMEEGMAVPIPEGWSFAEAAATPEAYCTAHESLLELGGLREGQSVLVHAGGSGIGTACIQVARAVGARVFFTVGSEEKRRRCLALGADAGVVRTQADFAAAVLDWTHGRGVDVIEDFVGGAALERNLRALCFGGSLLLVGLLEGLRGDVDLKQVVLRRLQIKGMALRPLPPESKVAVTKRFRERWLPELVAGRVRPVIDSTFPLERVRDAHRHMESNTSFGKIILEL, from the coding sequence ATGAGGGCGGTGGTGGTGCGGACCCCGGGGGGGCCGGAAGCGCTTCAACTGGAATCCCTCCCGCGTCCGATTCCGGGGCCCCGTCAGTTGAGGGTCCGGGTGCACGCCTCCGCCCTCAACCGGACGGACACCCTTCAACGCGCGGGCGGCTATCTGCTGCCGCCCGACGCCACCAGCCCGCTCCTGGGCGTGGAGGTCGCCGGCGTCGTGGAGGCCGTGGGGGACGCGGTTCGCGAGTTCGTCCCGGGCGAGCGCGTCTTCGGCCTGGTGAATGGAGGAGGCTACGCGGAGGCCTGCTTGATGGAAGAGGGGATGGCCGTCCCCATTCCAGAGGGCTGGTCCTTCGCCGAGGCCGCGGCCACACCGGAGGCGTACTGCACGGCGCACGAGTCGCTGCTGGAACTGGGCGGCCTGCGCGAGGGCCAGTCGGTGCTCGTCCACGCGGGCGGCAGCGGCATTGGCACCGCGTGCATCCAGGTGGCGCGCGCGGTGGGCGCCCGCGTCTTCTTCACGGTGGGCAGCGAGGAGAAGCGGCGGCGCTGTCTGGCGCTGGGCGCGGACGCGGGCGTGGTGCGCACCCAGGCGGACTTCGCCGCGGCCGTGCTCGACTGGACACACGGGCGGGGCGTGGACGTCATCGAGGACTTCGTGGGAGGCGCGGCGCTGGAGCGCAACCTGCGCGCGCTGTGCTTCGGCGGGAGCCTCTTGCTGGTGGGGCTCCTGGAGGGGCTGCGAGGGGACGTGGACCTGAAGCAGGTGGTGCTGCGCCGGCTTCAAATCAAGGGCATGGCGCTGCGCCCGCTGCCTCCGGAGAGCAAGGTGGCCGTCACGAAGCGCTTCCGCGAGCGGTGGCTGCCGGAGCTCGTCGCCGGCAGGGTGCGCCCCGTCATCGACTCCACCTTTCCGCTGGAGCGCGTGCGGGACGCGCACCGGCACATGGAGTCGAATACGAGCTTCGGGAAGATCATCCTGGAGCTGTGA
- a CDS encoding ornithine cyclodeaminase family protein, translated as MTRSDLRRIVEEVGADALMDELIRDLTDALRSFDGDLTEVRKRDGFLLEHPRQTGCLEWMPVMRRGDSVTVKMVSYSPLNPEEQGLPTIIATNSLYDVRTGHLLALMDGVFATALRTGAASAVATRCLASPDSRVLGLVGCGAQAVTQLHAISRVFPLTEVLAFDTNEEARQSLSRRTAFLGLDVKPVSLAELEERSDIICTATSVVVGGGPVISGQSLKPHVHINAVGSDLPGKTELPKAFLERSLVCPDFLAQALVEGECQQIRPEQVGPDLVTLVKNPDVYEPWRQRATVFDSTGYALEDQVVTALLLRHAERLGLGTSVGLETVGGDALDPYSVLREPEPSSLRDIRRATGS; from the coding sequence GTGACTCGGTCCGACCTTCGCCGCATCGTGGAGGAGGTGGGCGCGGACGCGCTCATGGACGAGCTCATCCGTGACTTGACGGACGCGCTGCGCTCGTTCGACGGAGACCTCACGGAGGTGCGCAAGCGGGATGGCTTCCTCCTGGAGCACCCCCGTCAGACGGGGTGTCTGGAGTGGATGCCGGTGATGCGGCGAGGCGACTCCGTCACGGTGAAGATGGTGAGCTACAGCCCGCTCAACCCCGAGGAACAGGGGCTGCCCACCATCATCGCGACGAACAGCCTCTACGACGTGAGGACCGGGCACCTCCTGGCCCTGATGGACGGGGTGTTCGCCACGGCGCTGCGCACGGGCGCGGCCTCCGCGGTGGCCACGCGCTGTCTGGCCTCACCCGACAGCCGCGTGCTGGGGCTGGTGGGCTGTGGGGCCCAGGCGGTGACGCAGCTGCACGCCATCAGCCGCGTCTTCCCGCTCACGGAGGTGCTCGCCTTCGACACGAACGAGGAGGCCCGGCAGTCGCTGTCGCGCCGGACCGCGTTCCTGGGGCTCGACGTGAAGCCCGTGTCGCTCGCGGAGCTGGAGGAGCGCTCGGACATCATCTGCACGGCGACGTCGGTCGTCGTCGGTGGTGGCCCCGTCATCTCGGGCCAGTCGCTCAAGCCACATGTCCACATCAACGCGGTGGGCTCGGACCTGCCCGGCAAGACGGAGCTGCCCAAGGCGTTCCTGGAGCGCAGCCTCGTGTGCCCGGACTTCCTCGCCCAGGCGCTGGTGGAGGGCGAGTGCCAGCAGATCCGCCCCGAGCAGGTGGGCCCGGACCTGGTCACGCTGGTGAAGAACCCGGACGTGTACGAGCCGTGGCGGCAGCGCGCGACGGTGTTCGACTCCACCGGCTATGCGCTGGAGGACCAGGTCGTCACCGCGCTGCTGCTGCGCCACGCGGAGCGGCTGGGGCTGGGCACCTCCGTGGGACTGGAGACGGTCGGCGGGGACGCGCTGGACCCTTACTCCGTGCTCCGCGAGCCCGAGCCGTCCTCTCTCCGGGATATCCGCCGCGCCACCGGGAGCTGA
- a CDS encoding formylglycine-generating enzyme family protein has translation MSMDVVGEDAARDSQPPRGGTSPRPGMEWIPGGTYWMGSDTHYPEERPAHQVTVSGFWMDRCTVTNADFARFVDATGYVTVAERPLDPADFPGAKPELLVPGSLVFHKTPQRVDLKDLSQWWAYTPGACWHRPEGQGTTWKGREDHPVVHVSFEDAQAYATWAGKSLPTEAEWECAARAGLDRKVYVWGDELSPENVQMANIWQGEFPWQNLMTDGYEGTSPVGTFPPNGYGLFDMAGNVWEWTTDWFQERHQGNGGKACCIPVNPRGPSSSQRSFDPCTPQVMIPRRVLKGGSHLCASNYCLRYRPAARSPQAEDSGTTHIGFRCVVRVSAP, from the coding sequence ATGAGCATGGATGTCGTCGGTGAGGACGCGGCGCGGGACAGCCAGCCTCCACGGGGCGGGACGTCGCCACGGCCAGGCATGGAGTGGATTCCCGGCGGCACGTACTGGATGGGCTCGGACACGCACTATCCCGAGGAGCGCCCCGCGCATCAGGTCACCGTCAGCGGCTTCTGGATGGACCGCTGCACCGTCACCAACGCCGACTTCGCGCGCTTCGTCGACGCCACCGGATACGTCACCGTCGCGGAGCGCCCGCTCGACCCGGCGGACTTCCCTGGCGCGAAGCCGGAGCTCCTCGTCCCCGGCTCCCTGGTGTTCCACAAGACCCCCCAACGTGTCGACCTGAAGGACTTGTCGCAGTGGTGGGCCTATACCCCAGGCGCCTGCTGGCACCGCCCCGAAGGTCAGGGCACCACCTGGAAGGGACGCGAGGACCATCCCGTGGTCCACGTCTCCTTCGAGGACGCGCAGGCCTACGCCACCTGGGCCGGCAAGAGCCTCCCCACCGAAGCCGAGTGGGAGTGCGCCGCGCGCGCGGGCCTGGACCGCAAGGTGTACGTCTGGGGGGACGAGTTATCACCTGAAAACGTGCAAATGGCGAACATCTGGCAAGGCGAGTTTCCTTGGCAGAATTTGATGACAGATGGTTACGAGGGAACCTCACCAGTCGGTACTTTCCCACCTAACGGGTACGGTCTCTTCGACATGGCGGGCAACGTCTGGGAGTGGACCACGGACTGGTTCCAGGAGCGCCACCAGGGCAACGGCGGAAAGGCCTGCTGCATCCCCGTCAACCCGCGCGGCCCCAGCTCTTCCCAGAGGAGCTTCGACCCCTGCACGCCCCAGGTGATGATTCCCCGCCGCGTCCTCAAGGGAGGCAGCCACCTCTGCGCCTCGAACTACTGCCTGCGCTACCGCCCCGCGGCACGTTCTCCCCAGGCCGAGGACAGCGGAACCACTCACATCGGGTTCCGCTGCGTCGTCCGTGTTTCGGCGCCGTGA